CACCCTTGGGCGCATATTCCGAATCGCGCTTGGGCGCGTACTCGCCCTTGTTGAACGCGTCCGATGCATAGACATCGATGAAGGTGTTGAAGCCTTCGTCCATGAACGCATGCCGGCGTTCGTTGGAGCCGACGATCATCGGAAACCAGGTGTGGCCGATCTCGTGCGCAGTGATCCAGAACAGGTCCTTGCCGCCGTCCTCGAAGCCGTCGAACACGATGCCCGGATATTCCATACCGGCGCCGTAGCCACCCAGGTTGATCGCCGCCGGCCATGGGTACGCATACCACTGCGAGAAATGTTCGATCGCGCCTTTGACGTATTCGGTAGAGCGGTTCCACTTGTCCGCACCCACCGCTTCCACCGGATACACCGACATCGCCAGCGACTGCGCGCCGCCCGGCAGGTTGATGCGTGCGGCGTCCCACACGAACGCAGGCGATGCGGCAAACGCCACGTCGCGGGTGTGCTCCATATGGAAGCGCCAGGTGCGCGTGCCGGTGCCCGCCGGTGCCCCCGCACGTGCGGCCACCTCTGCCGGCGTGCGGATCAGCACCGTGCGGTCGCTGCCGCGCGCCTGTTGCAGGCGTTGCTGCTCGGCGCGGCTGAGGACCTCGGCCGGGTTGGTCAACGCACCGGACCCGGCGACCAGGAACCCCTCCGGCACGGTCACCGCATAATCGAAGTCGCCGTATTCCAGATAAAACTCCGAGCCCAGATACGGCTGGGTGTCCCAGCCGCGCAGATCGTCGTAGACGGCCATGCGCGGATACCACTGCGCCACTTCGTAGATCTCGCCCTGCTTGCTGGCGCTGTAGGCGGTGCGCCCGCCCCAGGTGCCCGGCATGCGGTAGCGGTAGCGGATATGCAGGGTCAGCGCCTTGCCCTGCCCGGCCAGCGGCTGCGGCAGGTCCACCCGCATGCGGGTGTCGTCGATGAGGAAATGTGCAGGCTGACGCTTCCCGCCGCTGTCGACCTCCACGCTGGCGATCTGCATGCCGTCGGTGAACTGGGTGCGCCGCGACGGGCGGCTGGCAGCGGCACGTGAGTCGGCGCGGTAGATGTTCTGATCCAGCTGCAGCCACACCACGTTCAAGGTGTCGGGGCTGTGGTTGGTGTAGTGGATCGCCGCCTCGCCGCTGAGCGTGTGGCTGGCCGGGTCGATGCTGGCCTGCAGCTGGTAATCGGCACGGTTCTGCCAGAATAGCGGGCCAGGCACGCCGCTGCCGCTACGGTAGGCGTTGGGGGCGTTGGGCAGTTGCAGCGGCGCAAACAACGCCAGCGGGTCGAACCCGGCTGATGGCGCCGCGGGAGCGGTGGCGGCCACCGCGCAGGCGCAGGCACTGGCACAGGCAAGCGAGACGGCAACGGTGAGTGCTCGGCGCATGGTGGGGAACATGGCGGGTCCTGCAACGGGAGGAAGCGCCATGCTACGGCCAATTGCAGCGACATCCATGCCATCGGTGGTCAAACGGGCCGCCATCGACGCGTCCGCACGGCTTGCAGGTTGCGGCGACCAACGCGTGCAATCCCCAACGCACGCAGCCAAGGTGCTGCCATCAGTCCTGAGCAAGCGCGCCCAATCGCAGGGCACCGTCACCGTCGTCGGCCAATCGATCGTCCGGATTGCTCAACCGGCAACGCCGCAGCGACAGACAGCCGCAGCCGATGCAATCGGTGAGCTGGTCGCGCAAGGCCTGCAGCTCGCCGATGCGTGCATCCAGTTGCCCGCGCCAGCGTGCGGACATGCGCGCCCATTCCGCGCGGGTGGGCGTGCGCTGATCCGGCAACACCGAAAAGGCGTCCAGCACTTGCTGCAATGGCACGCCCAGCCGCTGCGCCACGCGGATCACCGCAATCCGCCGCAGCACATCGCGCGCGTAACGCCGTTGATTGCCCGCGGTGCGCAGGCTGCGGATCAGGCCTTTGCGCTCGTAGAAATGCAGTGCCGACACCGCCACGCCACTGCGCTTGGCTACCTCACCCACGGACAACTCACGCTGCATTGCCTTGACCTCAACCTTGGTTGAGGCAGGATGCTGCGCGGCCATGACCGATGCAAGCAGCACGGTCCTGACCATACCCACCCGCCCTGGATGTTCGATGCCCACCGATACCGCCTTGCCTGCCGCACCGCTGCACGACACGTACCCCACGTCGATCCTGGCAGCGCCGTATCGCGCGGCAACCCTGGGCATGGTGGCGCTGGTCTCGCTCAATGCCTTCGAATCGTTGGCGGTCGCCGCGGCCATGCCGACCGTGGCGCGCGAATTGAGCGGCCTGCCGCTGTACGCGCTGGCGTTCGGTGGCACGTTGGCCACCAGCGTGGTCGGCATGACCGCGGCCGGGCGCTGGAGCGACCGTAGCGGCCCCGGCGGCGCGCTGGGCGCCGGGTTGCTGTGCTTCGTGATCGGCCTGTTGATCGCCGGCCTGGCGCCGAGCATGCCGCTGTTGATCGCCGGCCGGCTGTTGCAGGGGTTGGGCGCCGGTGCCTATTCGGTGGCGCTGTATGTCCTGGTCGGGCGGCTGTATCCGGAACACCTGCGGCCGCGCGTGTTCTCGGCGTTTTCTGCAGGCTGGGTGGTGCCGTCCCTGATCGGGCCGAGCATCAGCGGGCTGATCGTGCAGCACGCCGGCTGGCGCTGGGTGTTCCTGTCAGTGCCGTTGCTGGCGATTCCGGCGGGGCTGATGCTGTGGCCGGCCTTGCGCGGGCGCACCTGGTCGAACACCACCACCACCGAATCGAATGCGGTCCTGGGCTGGGCGATTGGCGCGGCCATCGGCGTGCTCGGCGTGTATCTGGGCGGGCAACTGCACGGCCTGCTTGCGCCGGTGGCGATGCTGCCGGCGCTGCTGCTCACGGTGTATTGCGCCTGGCATCTGCTGCCGGCCGGCAGCTTGCGGCTGGCGCGCGGCCTGCCCAGCGTGATCGCGTTGCGCGGTATCGCAGCGGCG
The window above is part of the Xanthomonas campestris pv. badrii genome. Proteins encoded here:
- the soxR gene encoding redox-sensitive transcriptional activator SoxR, encoding MQRELSVGEVAKRSGVAVSALHFYERKGLIRSLRTAGNQRRYARDVLRRIAVIRVAQRLGVPLQQVLDAFSVLPDQRTPTRAEWARMSARWRGQLDARIGELQALRDQLTDCIGCGCLSLRRCRLSNPDDRLADDGDGALRLGALAQD
- a CDS encoding M1 family metallopeptidase, whose translation is MFPTMRRALTVAVSLACASACACAVAATAPAAPSAGFDPLALFAPLQLPNAPNAYRSGSGVPGPLFWQNRADYQLQASIDPASHTLSGEAAIHYTNHSPDTLNVVWLQLDQNIYRADSRAAASRPSRRTQFTDGMQIASVEVDSGGKRQPAHFLIDDTRMRVDLPQPLAGQGKALTLHIRYRYRMPGTWGGRTAYSASKQGEIYEVAQWYPRMAVYDDLRGWDTQPYLGSEFYLEYGDFDYAVTVPEGFLVAGSGALTNPAEVLSRAEQQRLQQARGSDRTVLIRTPAEVAARAGAPAGTGTRTWRFHMEHTRDVAFAASPAFVWDAARINLPGGAQSLAMSVYPVEAVGADKWNRSTEYVKGAIEHFSQWYAYPWPAAINLGGYGAGMEYPGIVFDGFEDGGKDLFWITAHEIGHTWFPMIVGSNERRHAFMDEGFNTFIDVYASDAFNKGEYAPKRDSEYAPKGGNPVDEALPLLADRSAPTLMDIADATSETYRHPLTYFKGALGLVLLREQILGPERFDPAFRKYIATWAYKHPTPSDFFRLMESESGEDLGWWWRGWYFNNWQLDMGITRAQYVDQDPAKGLRLTLRSRQPLVMPVTVRVDLADGSHLDRRVPVETWLQTATPTLTLPTTQKVLHVTLDPEHALPDADRSDDRVDAIG
- a CDS encoding MFS transporter; protein product: MPTDTALPAAPLHDTYPTSILAAPYRAATLGMVALVSLNAFESLAVAAAMPTVARELSGLPLYALAFGGTLATSVVGMTAAGRWSDRSGPGGALGAGLLCFVIGLLIAGLAPSMPLLIAGRLLQGLGAGAYSVALYVLVGRLYPEHLRPRVFSAFSAGWVVPSLIGPSISGLIVQHAGWRWVFLSVPLLAIPAGLMLWPALRGRTWSNTTTTESNAVLGWAIGAAIGVLGVYLGGQLHGLLAPVAMLPALLLTVYCAWHLLPAGSLRLARGLPSVIALRGIAAAAFFGFEAFLPLLLSRERGLSPLLAGVALSVGALGWFSGSWYQGHSRAGWSRPRLLQAGAVLMMVGIAIGAGAVWPVFPVPLAIAGWALTGLGMGLLYPSLSVLTLSLSPPDRQGANSSAMQLSEAIAVAGMLALAGALFAALLASATAAAYLSVFVLAWLLAVLSLLVARRV